The proteins below are encoded in one region of Nocardioides marmorisolisilvae:
- a CDS encoding peptidoglycan D,D-transpeptidase FtsI family protein yields the protein MSIRLRVTLLVITMVLSVFGVRLFQIQGLDPQAYAARAQAAGLVHLDLPATRGDIVDRNGAMLAQSVSGLMIVADPQVTAPHAEPIARILADRLHLDYFDVLDQLRKPGTQFAYIARRVPAAKASKVVQEIDAAGYHGVDTRNDPLRDYPGGDVAANIIGFLGVRTDGQGHIIPAAGLEQSFNKLLSGRDGHDTYEVGGGNRIPLGENTEVRPVNGKQLKLTIDRDAQWYAQRILRQTVHQVRAQSGAVIAMDSRTGQVLAMADYPTYDANRGSKASLGDIGSRALGDVYEPGSVEKVLTASALLQQGKETPRTRIVVPPVIQVQGKPIHDWYGHGRIHLTLTGAIAKSSNIGVALASRAISSPVMGRYLQRFGLGTKTGVPVPGESRGLLPDPNSWSELTHANIAFGQGLAVNALQMTAAVNTIANGGEYISPSLILGRATTDSGRVVGSDVAKTRRVVSARTARKVRNMMEMVLAEGKGIAPGMAIPGYRVAGKTGTAQEVGAKCGCYDGSLDVSFAGIAPADHPRFTVYAVIKHPLAGASGAGTAGPVVRKLLIYLLQKYAVPPTGSKPPNLPVTW from the coding sequence GTGAGCATCCGCCTGCGGGTGACCCTCCTGGTGATCACGATGGTGCTGTCGGTCTTCGGCGTCCGGCTGTTCCAGATCCAGGGCCTCGATCCGCAGGCGTACGCCGCACGGGCGCAGGCGGCCGGCCTGGTGCACCTCGACCTCCCGGCCACCCGTGGCGACATCGTCGACCGCAACGGAGCAATGCTCGCCCAGTCGGTCTCCGGTCTGATGATCGTCGCCGACCCCCAGGTCACCGCACCGCACGCGGAGCCGATCGCGCGGATCCTCGCCGACCGACTGCACCTGGACTACTTCGACGTCCTCGACCAGCTGCGCAAGCCGGGCACCCAGTTCGCCTACATCGCGCGCCGGGTGCCCGCAGCCAAGGCCAGCAAGGTGGTCCAGGAGATCGACGCAGCCGGGTACCACGGCGTCGACACCCGCAACGACCCGCTGCGCGACTACCCCGGCGGCGACGTCGCGGCCAACATCATCGGATTCCTCGGCGTCCGCACCGACGGCCAGGGTCACATCATCCCCGCCGCGGGGCTGGAGCAGTCCTTCAACAAGCTGCTCTCCGGGCGCGACGGTCACGACACCTACGAGGTCGGTGGCGGCAACCGGATCCCCCTCGGGGAGAACACCGAGGTCAGGCCCGTCAACGGCAAGCAGCTCAAGCTCACCATCGACCGAGACGCGCAGTGGTATGCCCAGCGGATCCTGCGCCAGACGGTGCACCAGGTCCGGGCGCAGTCCGGCGCGGTGATCGCGATGGACAGCCGGACCGGCCAGGTGCTGGCGATGGCGGACTACCCGACGTACGACGCGAACAGGGGCAGCAAGGCCAGCCTCGGCGACATCGGCTCGCGCGCGCTGGGTGACGTCTACGAGCCCGGCTCGGTGGAGAAGGTGCTGACCGCTTCGGCCCTGCTCCAGCAGGGCAAGGAGACACCGCGGACCCGTATCGTGGTGCCGCCGGTGATCCAGGTCCAGGGCAAGCCGATCCACGACTGGTACGGCCACGGACGGATCCACCTCACCCTGACCGGTGCGATCGCGAAGTCGTCCAACATCGGCGTCGCGCTGGCGTCGCGAGCAATCAGCAGCCCGGTGATGGGCCGCTACCTCCAGCGCTTCGGGCTCGGCACGAAGACGGGCGTGCCGGTGCCCGGCGAGTCGCGCGGTCTGCTGCCCGATCCGAACAGCTGGAGCGAGCTGACCCACGCCAACATCGCCTTCGGCCAGGGCCTGGCCGTCAACGCGCTGCAGATGACGGCCGCGGTCAACACGATCGCGAACGGTGGCGAGTACATCTCCCCGAGCCTGATCCTGGGCAGGGCCACCACCGACAGCGGTCGCGTGGTCGGCAGCGACGTGGCGAAGACCCGGCGGGTGGTCAGCGCGCGCACGGCCCGCAAGGTCCGCAACATGATGGAGATGGTCCTCGCCGAGGGCAAGGGCATCGCTCCGGGCATGGCCATCCCCGGCTACCGCGTGGCAGGCAAGACCGGCACGGCACAGGAGGTCGGTGCCAAGTGTGGCTGCTACGACGGCAGCCTGGACGTCTCGTTCGCCGGCATCGCCCCCGCCGACCACCCCCGGTTCACCGTCTACGCCGTGATCAAGCACCCGCTGGCCGGGGCCAGCGGGGCCGGGACGGCCGGACCGGTGGTCCGCAAGCTGTTGATCTACCTGCTCCAGAAGTACGCCGTGCCGCCGACCGGATCCAAGCCCCCGAACCTCCCGGTCACCTGGTGA
- a CDS encoding FtsB family cell division protein, translated as MSTLSPQIRSRIPRWSDAPGLRSRLSLVPPRAVHARRTPFVVLIFGILVAGVVGLLMFNTQMQQAAFHATALQDRATALKAEQQQLDMELQQLQDPQRLAQRARRLGMVVPASPAFVQLSDGKILGTPQVTTPADAMRINGFAAPKPADLSPKTRVVHVRAPVTPVNSSSGHGAASTAGQPAQGMKKKH; from the coding sequence ATGAGCACCCTTTCCCCGCAGATCCGCTCGCGCATCCCCCGCTGGAGCGATGCGCCGGGCCTCCGGTCGCGGCTCTCGCTGGTGCCTCCGCGGGCGGTGCATGCGCGGCGTACGCCCTTCGTGGTGCTGATCTTCGGGATCCTGGTGGCCGGCGTCGTCGGTCTGCTGATGTTCAACACCCAGATGCAGCAGGCGGCCTTCCATGCGACCGCGCTGCAGGACCGGGCCACCGCGCTCAAGGCAGAGCAGCAGCAGCTCGACATGGAGCTGCAACAGCTCCAGGACCCCCAGCGGCTCGCCCAGCGCGCCCGTCGACTCGGCATGGTCGTGCCGGCCTCCCCAGCGTTCGTGCAGCTCTCCGACGGCAAGATCCTCGGCACGCCGCAGGTGACCACCCCGGCCGACGCGATGAGGATCAACGGCTTCGCCGCCCCCAAGCCCGCCGACCTCTCGCCGAAGACCCGGGTGGTGCACGTGCGGGCACCCGTGACGCCGGTGAATTCGTCGAGCGGGCACGGTGCGGCCTCCACGGCCGGCCAGCCCGCACAGGGTATGAAGAAGAAGCACTGA